A genomic segment from Leptolyngbya boryana PCC 6306 encodes:
- a CDS encoding ABC transporter permease: MDFGESLKMAAKTLTANKLRSSLTMLGMIIGNASVIAMIGIGQGAQRLASEQFESLGPNVLFVSPGGNQARQRTNNIPRTLVWDDAKAISEQVPSAAGVSAQKNASFPVVYGSRNSTSLIVGATPEFLTVRSFDVEKGRFISEIDLKRNQRVVTLGADLANRFFGDKNPIGEEIRIRNVSFKIVGVLQAKGSFLGSNQDDAAYIPLTTMSSTLTGRSPYGLDLSFISISAKDEASIPAAEFQITNLLRRRHKIVTDDDFTVQTQKDILQIVGTITSGLTAMLAAIAAVSLLVGGIGIMNIMLVSVTERTSEIGLRKAIGASGNDILMQFMIEAVILSAAGGLIGTIVGVGGVVLVAAFTPLEAIVAPAAIILAVGVSGSIGLGFGVIPARQAAKLDPIVALRSA, encoded by the coding sequence ATGGATTTTGGTGAGAGCTTAAAAATGGCAGCGAAGACGCTGACTGCCAACAAGCTTCGCAGTAGTTTGACAATGTTGGGAATGATCATTGGCAATGCGTCGGTTATTGCCATGATTGGCATTGGACAAGGCGCGCAAAGGCTTGCTTCTGAGCAATTTGAATCGTTGGGACCGAATGTATTGTTTGTGTCACCGGGCGGAAATCAGGCACGGCAACGGACGAATAATATCCCGAGAACCTTAGTCTGGGACGATGCAAAAGCGATCTCCGAACAAGTTCCGAGCGCAGCAGGCGTTTCTGCCCAGAAAAATGCTTCGTTTCCAGTGGTGTATGGCAGTCGAAATTCTACGTCGCTGATTGTGGGTGCGACCCCCGAATTCTTGACGGTGCGGAGCTTTGATGTTGAAAAAGGGCGATTTATTTCCGAGATTGACTTGAAGCGAAATCAGCGAGTCGTCACGTTGGGCGCAGATTTGGCAAATCGGTTTTTCGGAGATAAAAATCCGATCGGAGAAGAGATCCGAATTCGCAACGTCAGTTTCAAGATTGTCGGTGTTCTGCAAGCGAAAGGCTCTTTTCTTGGCAGTAACCAAGACGACGCGGCTTATATTCCTTTAACGACCATGTCGAGTACTTTGACGGGTCGATCGCCCTACGGATTAGATCTGTCGTTTATTTCGATTTCAGCGAAAGATGAAGCGAGTATTCCGGCGGCTGAGTTTCAGATTACAAATTTACTCCGACGACGACACAAAATTGTCACAGATGATGATTTCACAGTGCAAACTCAGAAAGATATTTTGCAAATCGTTGGTACGATTACGAGCGGATTGACGGCAATGCTAGCGGCGATCGCGGCTGTTTCTCTGCTGGTTGGCGGTATCGGCATTATGAACATCATGCTGGTTTCTGTGACGGAGAGAACTTCAGAGATTGGTTTACGCAAAGCGATCGGAGCATCAGGGAATGACATTCTGATGCAATTTATGATCGAAGCTGTCATTCTTTCAGCAGCAGGTGGATTAATTGGAACGATCGTTGGTGTGGGCGGTGTGGTGCTGGTAGCTGCCTTTACGCCGCTTGAAGCGATCGTTGCTCCTGCCGCCATTATTCTTGCCGTTGGAGTCTCAGGCTCGATCGGCTTAGGATTTGGTGTAATTCCTGCGCGCCAAGCTGCCAAACTCGACCCCATCGTTGCGCTCCGGAGTGCTTAA
- a CDS encoding ABC transporter ATP-binding protein: MPNSVIIRLEEVTKVYGIGDTTVHALAGVDLIVEQGEYCAIMGASGSGKSTMMNIIGCLDRPTAGRYYLDGEDVAQLDDRALAHIRNQKLGFVFQQFHLLPQLTALENVMLPMVYGNVPAQERRDRATEALIKVGLEQRMQNKPTQLSGGQQQRVAIARAIVNRPVLLLADEPTGALDSTTTQEILNIFTELNASGMTVVMVTHEPEVARCTRRVIWFKDGQVLTPYLAPEEVGVATVS; this comes from the coding sequence ATGCCAAATTCAGTCATTATTCGCTTAGAAGAAGTTACGAAGGTCTACGGAATCGGAGATACAACTGTTCATGCTTTAGCAGGAGTCGATCTGATCGTCGAACAGGGTGAGTACTGCGCGATTATGGGGGCTTCTGGGTCGGGTAAATCGACGATGATGAACATTATCGGCTGTCTTGATCGACCCACTGCCGGACGGTACTATCTCGACGGAGAAGATGTTGCTCAGTTAGACGATAGGGCTTTAGCTCATATTCGTAATCAGAAGTTGGGCTTTGTGTTTCAGCAGTTTCATTTACTTCCGCAACTGACTGCATTAGAGAATGTGATGTTGCCGATGGTTTATGGGAATGTACCTGCTCAAGAGAGGCGCGATCGCGCAACAGAAGCTTTGATCAAAGTCGGCTTAGAGCAGCGAATGCAAAATAAGCCGACTCAGCTTTCGGGGGGACAGCAGCAACGGGTTGCCATTGCTAGAGCGATCGTCAATCGTCCGGTGCTATTGCTAGCAGATGAACCGACAGGTGCATTAGACTCGACCACGACTCAGGAAATTCTGAATATTTTTACCGAGTTGAATGCGAGTGGAATGACAGTTGTGATGGTAACGCACGAACCAGAAGTTGCTCGGTGTACTCGGCGAGTGATTTGGTTCAAAGATGGACAGGTGCTAACGCCTTACTTAGCTCCAGAAGAAGTAGGCGTTGCAACCGTGAGCTAG
- a CDS encoding stage II sporulation protein M encodes MNVKRWIARREPNWKQLDELLTRIEKRGLRSLSTQEIKSLASLYRSVSADLARARTNQAQVGNTLVQDLQRLTSRGYSQIYQGSRKQDWKTAIDFYKWGLPAVVQETFGYTAIATGIFCLGGLIAWWFSWRDPQFLEMIVPDHLIRTVRDDGRLWMGSILGIEPEAASQIMTNNLGVTFRAVAGGMTLGLFTIFLLFMNGLLIGGVGTLVGQNNLAFPFWAFVFPHGSLELPAIFFSGGAGLLIARGILFPGQYRRIDAIKVYSLKAAQLMFGVIPMLIVAGVIEGFFSPSPIVPDPLKYFAGIGLFIALIRYCSRQREHV; translated from the coding sequence ATGAATGTTAAGCGCTGGATTGCTCGACGTGAGCCGAATTGGAAACAATTAGACGAACTTCTCACCCGGATAGAAAAGCGAGGACTGCGATCGCTCTCGACACAAGAAATTAAAAGTCTTGCCAGTTTATATCGCTCGGTATCTGCCGATCTAGCCAGAGCACGCACCAATCAAGCCCAGGTTGGCAATACGCTCGTCCAGGATTTACAACGGCTCACCTCTCGTGGATATAGTCAGATTTATCAGGGATCGCGCAAGCAAGATTGGAAAACTGCGATCGACTTTTACAAATGGGGCTTGCCTGCGGTGGTGCAGGAGACGTTCGGCTATACTGCGATCGCAACCGGAATATTTTGCTTAGGTGGATTAATCGCTTGGTGGTTTTCCTGGCGCGATCCGCAGTTTCTCGAAATGATTGTTCCAGACCATCTGATTCGCACTGTACGGGATGATGGGAGACTTTGGATGGGTTCGATTCTAGGAATTGAACCAGAAGCAGCAAGCCAGATTATGACGAACAATCTAGGGGTGACTTTTCGAGCCGTTGCAGGGGGTATGACACTCGGACTATTTACGATCTTCTTGCTATTTATGAATGGCTTGCTGATTGGGGGGGTAGGCACTTTAGTGGGACAGAACAATCTCGCTTTTCCATTTTGGGCGTTTGTGTTTCCACATGGTTCGTTGGAACTTCCTGCCATCTTCTTTTCTGGCGGAGCAGGATTGTTAATTGCAAGAGGCATTCTGTTTCCAGGACAGTATCGACGGATTGATGCGATTAAAGTCTACAGTTTGAAGGCAGCACAACTCATGTTTGGAGTTATTCCCATGTTGATTGTTGCAGGCGTGATTGAAGGCTTTTTCTCACCGAGTCCAATCGTGCCTGATCCCCTGAAATATTTTGCAGGCATTGGCTTATTCATTGCATTGATTCGCTATTGCAGTCGCCAGCGAGAGCATGTTTAG
- a CDS encoding RDD family protein, with amino-acid sequence MSLFNHIKVRTPESVELEFTLAGIGNRTIALIVDYLIWGALLIGVLMVWLILSVQIQQYFPNTRNIEMWLTAISILLSFAIYTGYFVLFETLWQGQTPGKRYTKIRVIRDDGQPVGATQAILRALVRPIDDIAFIGMLLIILTKREKRLGDWIAGTLVVQEQRPISSANFKLSPEADSLANQLVATQNVAVLLPDDFAVIREYLQRRSMLDNRAKNDLSLKLARQVRDLLEMKELPFEMTADLFLEAVYLAYQRQ; translated from the coding sequence ATGAGTCTGTTTAACCACATCAAAGTCCGCACTCCAGAGAGCGTCGAATTAGAGTTTACGCTCGCAGGAATTGGCAATCGTACGATCGCGCTGATTGTGGATTACCTCATCTGGGGTGCGTTGCTGATCGGTGTATTAATGGTTTGGTTAATTCTGTCTGTCCAAATTCAGCAGTATTTTCCAAATACCAGAAACATTGAGATGTGGTTGACTGCCATTTCGATCCTGCTTTCGTTTGCCATCTACACGGGCTATTTTGTTCTGTTTGAAACCCTATGGCAGGGACAAACGCCAGGAAAACGCTATACCAAAATCCGAGTCATTCGAGATGATGGGCAGCCAGTGGGGGCGACTCAGGCAATTTTACGAGCATTGGTTCGCCCGATCGATGATATTGCTTTTATCGGGATGTTGTTAATTATTCTGACGAAACGTGAAAAACGTTTGGGAGATTGGATTGCGGGAACTTTGGTTGTTCAAGAACAACGTCCGATCTCGTCTGCGAATTTTAAGCTGTCTCCAGAAGCAGACTCGCTGGCAAATCAACTGGTCGCAACTCAAAATGTTGCCGTGTTGTTACCTGATGATTTTGCGGTTATTCGGGAGTATTTGCAACGTCGATCGATGTTAGACAATCGAGCTAAAAATGATCTCAGCCTGAAGTTAGCAAGACAGGTCAGAGATTTACTAGAGATGAAAGAGCTTCCATTTGAAATGACAGCAGATTTGTTTTTGGAAGCAGTCTACTTGGCATATCAGAGACAATAG
- a CDS encoding HNH endonuclease, with protein sequence MKRSLSEHGTTVIAKNTKEYQAKRINVLSLTKAELFSRRKNWQSARTSIRNHASRIYLASGGRKQCAICGYSLHIEICHRKPVSQFSDHALISEINAFSNLIALCPNHHWELDNGLLLLKELDAGLGVAPSDRSV encoded by the coding sequence TTGAAACGTTCTCTATCCGAACATGGCACAACAGTTATTGCCAAGAATACTAAAGAGTACCAGGCTAAGAGAATCAATGTTCTATCTTTAACAAAAGCAGAATTGTTTAGTAGAAGAAAGAACTGGCAATCAGCTAGAACTAGCATTAGAAATCATGCCTCAAGAATCTATCTTGCTAGTGGTGGTCGAAAACAATGTGCTATTTGCGGGTATAGCTTGCATATAGAAATCTGCCATAGAAAGCCTGTTAGTCAATTTTCAGATCATGCTCTTATCTCCGAAATTAATGCTTTTTCAAATTTGATTGCTCTTTGTCCAAATCATCATTGGGAGCTAGATAATGGATTACTCTTGTTGAAAGAGTTGGACGCGGGGCTGGGAGTTGCACCCAGTGATCGCAGCGTATGA
- a CDS encoding HNH endonuclease has product MQATEPHILQASIVVFSKNYLPIARINIKRAIVLIISGQAEALDFEDARQWEVRSPNVVLHVSEHIRLTGSNPERHWKVPAVSRREVLRRDCHTCQYCGTQKQLTIDHVIPRSRGGTHTWDNVVTACAGCNSKKGDRFLSELGMKLKTKPKAPIHPAIAFAEQFWKASEKKL; this is encoded by the coding sequence ATGCAGGCAACTGAACCACATATATTACAAGCGTCGATCGTGGTTTTTTCTAAAAACTATTTACCGATCGCGCGCATCAACATCAAACGTGCAATTGTTCTGATTATTTCTGGACAGGCCGAAGCCCTCGATTTTGAAGATGCTCGGCAATGGGAAGTTCGTTCTCCCAATGTTGTACTACATGTTTCTGAGCACATCCGTTTAACGGGATCGAATCCAGAACGGCATTGGAAAGTGCCAGCAGTCAGTCGCCGAGAAGTTCTCCGCCGAGACTGCCACACCTGCCAGTATTGCGGAACTCAGAAGCAGTTGACGATCGACCACGTGATTCCCCGTTCCAGAGGTGGAACTCATACCTGGGATAACGTTGTGACGGCTTGTGCAGGCTGTAATTCTAAAAAAGGCGATCGCTTTTTATCTGAACTCGGAATGAAGCTTAAAACCAAGCCGAAAGCCCCGATTCATCCCGCAATTGCCTTTGCTGAACAGTTCTGGAAGGCATCTGAAAAAAAGTTGTAG
- a CDS encoding FAD-binding protein: MSDILDSLRQGIQGEVTDIVPAQYQTDFGGLRRKQPGILVTAHQEKDILHALEVAQTTGTSLTVRGAGHSCNGQSLNSGGILLENFSRSAEVEFLEDGLVEVSGRSCWRAVEECLNQAGRQSAVLTDYLDLSVGGTLSVGGMGLNSIAHGFQVDQVRRLRLIQPNGQVLWCSPHENETLFRFALAGLGQVGIIDKVVMQTQPFSKFTHTVKRQHDNVSEMLEFLPELAAPNSGIQHFNGYISLNEIASEYGYMSQQEQFSDSCIAPALYQDSDQVKSEQDFPFQLQARRDVWLSAFPDHFQIWTDYIFDYANVVRFMEFLEPLMREQPLSEALKAIYILMIRRPADHTNFAFLPAPKGTLLFSVGLYTMVSRWNPMLLTKTLPVLQMALQQCCALGGRPYLYGCNEMDERQKQAFYGADYLTLHELRRQHGLSNLNRESF, encoded by the coding sequence ATGTCTGACATTCTAGATTCACTTCGGCAAGGCATACAGGGCGAAGTTACAGATATTGTGCCTGCACAGTATCAAACTGATTTCGGAGGGTTGCGACGCAAGCAACCTGGCATTTTAGTAACAGCGCATCAGGAGAAAGATATTCTTCATGCGTTAGAAGTGGCTCAGACGACTGGAACTTCGCTAACAGTTCGAGGGGCTGGTCATTCATGTAATGGGCAGAGTCTCAATTCTGGAGGCATTCTTCTTGAAAACTTTAGTCGATCGGCTGAAGTTGAGTTCTTAGAAGATGGCTTGGTTGAAGTTTCGGGGCGAAGCTGTTGGCGTGCGGTTGAGGAATGTTTGAACCAGGCAGGCAGACAATCAGCCGTTCTGACTGATTATCTGGATTTGTCAGTGGGTGGAACGCTTTCAGTAGGTGGAATGGGGCTGAATTCGATCGCGCATGGTTTCCAAGTCGATCAAGTTCGTCGCCTGCGTTTGATTCAGCCGAATGGACAGGTTCTTTGGTGTTCTCCGCACGAGAATGAAACGCTGTTCCGCTTTGCTTTGGCAGGATTAGGACAAGTTGGCATTATTGACAAAGTCGTAATGCAGACTCAGCCCTTCTCAAAATTTACACATACTGTTAAGCGACAGCATGATAACGTTTCTGAAATGCTGGAGTTTTTACCAGAGCTAGCTGCCCCGAACAGTGGAATTCAGCATTTCAATGGCTATATCTCTTTGAATGAGATTGCTTCTGAGTATGGTTATATGAGCCAGCAAGAGCAATTTAGTGACTCTTGTATTGCCCCTGCTTTGTATCAAGATTCAGATCAAGTCAAGAGTGAGCAAGATTTTCCCTTTCAGCTACAAGCGCGCAGAGATGTCTGGCTTTCCGCATTCCCAGATCATTTTCAGATTTGGACAGATTATATCTTTGACTATGCTAACGTAGTTCGCTTCATGGAATTTCTGGAACCTTTGATGAGAGAACAGCCTCTATCTGAAGCACTCAAAGCAATTTACATTCTCATGATTCGTCGCCCAGCAGACCATACGAATTTTGCTTTTCTTCCAGCACCGAAAGGAACATTACTCTTTAGCGTGGGGCTTTACACAATGGTGAGCCGCTGGAACCCGATGCTGCTGACCAAGACGCTTCCAGTTTTACAAATGGCACTACAACAATGTTGTGCTCTAGGAGGTCGTCCTTATCTTTATGGCTGCAATGAGATGGACGAACGGCAAAAGCAAGCGTTTTATGGTGCAGACTATCTCACCTTGCATGAGTTACGTCGTCAACATGGGTTGTCGAATTTGAATCGAGAGAGTTTCTGA